The following proteins are encoded in a genomic region of Cryptomeria japonica chromosome 11, Sugi_1.0, whole genome shotgun sequence:
- the LOC131046528 gene encoding protein SRC2 — MAHWKLKQTNSVGRKGSSILMDTRILEITGISADDLENVRRLGRRMRTYALVCADNDFSHPAFTHVDAQGGCDPVWNDKLQLSLSKGSPIALNIQIFCKTKYGKRSVGWSRVPLSEILNGFGPPHGLHCLSYRLKTGKGRPHGTIHFSLRFLQHVNPPQFFINSPISTRLPQHGSYENASRIEQQNTPGSTSLSGVSMGYPSSTPFANANNLYPIPLSVYPPPHHKQIYATN; from the exons ATGGCTCATTGGAAATTAAAGCAGACGAATTCAGTGGGACGGAAAGGAAG CTCTATTTTAATGGACACAAGGATTCTGGAGATAACGGGAATATCTGCTGATGATCTTGAAAATGTAAGAAGGTTGGGGAGAAGGATGCGCACTTACGCCCTTGTGTGCGCCGATAATGATTTCTCGCACCCTGCATTCACACATGTTGACGCACAAGGAGGCTGCGATCCTGTCTGGAACGACAAGTTACAGCTGAGCCTCAGCAAAGGATCGCCCATTGCTCTCAACATACAAATCTTTTGCAAGACGAAGTATGGGAAGAGAAGCGTGGGATGGAGTAGAGTGCCCCTCTCTGAAATCTTGAATGGATTCGGACCTCCTCATGGCTTGCATTGCCTCAGCTATCGTTTGAAGACGGGCAAAGGGAGGCCTCATGGTACCATCCATTTCTCTCTTCGGTTCTTACAGCACGTTAATCCCCCTCAATTCTTCATCAATTCTCCAATTTCCACCAGACTTCCACAGCATGGGAGTTATGAAAATGCTTCTCGTATTGAGCAGCAAAACACACCAGGGAGCACGAGTTTAAGTGGCGTGTCGATGGGCTATCCTTCCTCTACTCCATTTGCCAACGCCAACAACTTATATCCTATTCCACTCTCTGTTTATCCACCGCCGCACCACAAACAGATCTATGCCACAAATTAG